The genomic region CCTTCGTCCCGCTCACCTTGAGCCTCACCGACCTGCGCGACGTCTCCGCGGCGACCGAGCGGGCCCGCCGCCTGGTCGACGGTGACTGCGACCCGGTGGCCGTGGACGAGCACTTCGCCGGTGACCCGCTGATCGGGCCGCTCGTGCGCCGAACGCCCGGCCTGCGGGTGTCCGGCCAGGTCGACGGTGACGAGCTCGCGGTGCGCACCGTCATCGGCCAGCAGGTCAGCGTCGCGGGTGCCTGCACGGTCACCGGCCGACTGGTCGCGACCCATGGGCGTCGCGTCGAGACCGGCGTGCCCGGACTGACCCACCTGTTCCCCCGCGCGGTGGACCTCGCCGACGTGGACCCCGAGACCCTACCGATGCCGCGCTCCCGCGGGCGCGCGCTCGCCGGCCTGGCCGCCGCCCTCGCCGCCGGGAGCCCGGCGCTCGACCGTGGTGCCGACCGCGACGACGTACGCCGCGCACTGCTCGCGCTGCCCGGGATCGGGCCGTGGACGGCCGACTACGTCGCGCTGCGCGCGCTCGGCGACCCCGACGTGATGCTGGCCAGCGATGTCGGCGTCCGCAACGCGCTGGTGGGCCTGGGCCACGACCCCGGCACCGTGCTGGCCGCCGCCGAGCGGTGGCGCCCTTGGCGCTCGTACGCGCTGCTGCACCTGTGGGACACCCTGATGCCCCGCCCCGACTCGATCCACCCCGACTCGATCCACCCCGCCCCGATCCGCCGGGAGGCCTGACCATGTGGACCACCATCGAGAGCCCCATCGGCGAGCTGCGGCTCGTCGAGCAGGACGGCGCCCTGTGCGCCATCGAGTTCACGCCGTTCCGCGAGCCCGGCCCCGCCGGACCGCGCGCCGACGACGTCCCGGTGCTGCGCGAGACCGCCCGCCAGCTCGCGGCGTACTTCGCCGGCGACCTGCACGACTTCGACCTGCCCCTGGCGCCGCACGGCACCGAGTTCCAGCAGCGCGTGTGGGCCGAGCTGCGGGCGATCCCGTGGGGACGCACCGCGAGCTACGGCGAGATCGCGCGACGCCTCGGCCTGGTCCCCGGCGCCTCGCGCGCGGTCGGGCTGGCCAACGGGCGCAACCCGATCCCGATCGTCGTGCCGTGCCACCGGGTGATCGGCGCCAACGGCACCCTCACCGGGTACGCCGGGGGGCTGCCGCGCAAGCAGCTGCTCCTCGACCTGGAGCGGACCGATGACGCGGTGCTGTTCTGAAGCGGTGCTCAGCCCTCGGCGGCGGCGCGACGCAGCGACTCCGAGAGCCGCTCGGCGGCGGCGAGCACGGCCGGGGCGTGCATGCGCCCGGGCTGGCGCGAGAGCCGCTCGAGCGGGCCCGAGACCGACACCGCGGCGATGATCTTGCCGCTGGGGGAGCGCACCGGGGCCGAGACCGACGCGACGCCCTGCTCGCGCTCGCCGACCGACTGCGCCCAGCCGCGCCGGCGGATGCCGGAGAGGGCGGCGGCGGAGAACGCGGCGTTCTGCAGGCCGCGGTGCATGCGCTCGGGGTCCTCCCAGGCCAGCAGCACCTGGGCTGCCGAACCGGCGCGCATGGTGAGCTGCGAGCCGACCGGGATGGTGTCGCGCAGACCGCTGGGGCGCTCGGCGGCGGCGACGCAGACGCGGTGCTCGCCCTGGCGGCGCCACAGCTGGGCGGACTCGCCGGTGATGTCGCGCAGCCGGGCCAGCACCGGGCCGGCGGTGGCCAACAGGCGGTCCTCGCCGGCGGCGGCGGACAGCTCGGACAGGCGCGGGCCCAGCACGAAGCGGCCCTGCATGTCGCGGGCCACCAGGCGGTGGTGCTCGAGGGCCACCGCGAGGCGGTGGGCGGTGGGGCGGGCCAGGCCGGTGGCACCCACCAGGCCGGCGAGGGTGGCGGGTCCCGACTCGAGGGCAGTGAGCACGAGGGCTGCCTTGTCAAGCACGCCCACGCCGCTGGAAGTGTCCATATGCCAATACTGCCGTCTCAGAAAGTGGGATGCAAGTTGCTGACGTTCCTGCCCTCACGCAGCGGAAGACGACCCCGATGTGACCGACGAGCGTCTCAAATATTGAGAATCGAATCTCAGATCATGGGATTCGCGGAGTAGCCTCGCTGAGTAAGCGAGACGTACACGAGGGAGTGGACATGGGTAGGACACTGGCGGAGAAGGTGTGGGACGAGCACGTCGTCCGATCGGCCGAGGGCGAGCCCGACCTGCTCTTCATCGACCTCCACCTCATCCACGAGGTCACTTCGCCGCAGGCGTTCGACGGACTCCGGCTGGCCGGTCGCACCGTCCGCCGTCCCGACCTCACGCTCGCGACCGAGGACCACAACGTCCCGACGCTGAACTGGGACAAGCCGATCGCCGACCCCGTCTCGCGCACCCAGATCGAGACGCTGCGCAAGAACTGCGCGGAGTTCGGCATCCGCCTGCACCCGCTCGGTGACATCGAGCAGGGCATCGTCCACGTCGTCGGCCCGCAGCTGGGGCTGACCCAGCCGGGCATGACGATCGTGTGCGGCGACTCCCACACCGCCACGCACGGCGCGTTCGGCGCGATCGCGCACGGCATCGGCACCTCCGAGGTCGAGCACGTGCTCGCCACCCAGACCCTGTCGCAGGCGAAGCCGAAGACCTGCTCGGTGACCGTCAACGGCAGCCTCGCCGAGGGCGTCACCGCCAAGGACCTGATCCTCTACCTGATCACCAAGGTCGGCACCGGCGCCGGCATGGGCTACATCGTGGAGTACCGCGGCCAGGCGATCCGCGAGCTCTCGATGGAGGGCCGCATGACCGTGTGCAACATGAGCATCGAGTGGGGCGCGAAGGCGGGCATGATCGCCCCCGACGAGACCACGTTCGCCTACCTCGAGGGCAAGCCCGAGGCGCCCCAGGGTGCGGAGTGGGACGCCGCGGTCGAGCACTGGAAGACCTACTACACCGACGAGGACGCGGTCTTCGACAAGGAGATCGTCATCGACGCCTCCGAGGTCACCCCGTGGGTCACCTGGGGCACCAACCCCGGCCAGGGCGCCCCGCTGGGCGGCAGTGTCCCGGTCCCGGCGGAGTTCGCCGACCCGATCGAGCGCACCGCCGCCGAGAACGCCCTGGAGTACATGGGCCTGGAGCCCGGCACCACCCTGCGCGACGTCGCCGTCGACCACGTCTTCATCGGCTCGTGCACCAACGGCCGCCTCGACGACCTGCGGGCCGCGGCGGAGGTGCTCGAGGGCCACCGCGTCGCCGACAGCGTGCGGATGATCGTCGTCCCCGGCTCGGCTCGGGTGCGCCTGGAGGCCGAGGCCGAGGGCCTGGACAAGATCTTCCTCGCCGCCGGCGCCCAGTGGCGCGGCGCGGGCTGCTCCATGTGCCTGGGCATGAACGACGACAAGCTCGACGGCCCGGTCCGCACGGCCTCGACGTCGAACCGCAACTTCGAGGGTCGCCAGGGCACGGGCGTGCGCACCCACCTGGTCTCGGTCCCGGTCGCTGCGGCGACCGCGATCCGCGGCACCCTCTCGTCCCCGGCCGACCTCGTGTCGGTCACGGCCTGATTCGCAGGAGCACTGACACCACATGGAGAAGTTCATCAGCCACACCGGCGTGGCCGCTCCGCTGCGCCGCAGTGACGTCGACACCGACATGATCATCCCGGGAGACTTCCTCAAGCGGATCACCCGCACCGGCTTCGAGGACGGGCTGTTCTTCGGGCTGTTCAAGGACCCCGACTTCGTGCTCAACCGGGACGGGTTCCGCGGCTCCTCGGTGCTGGTCGCCGGGCCCAACTTCGGCACCGGCTCCTCGCGCGAGCACGCCGTGTGGGCGCTGCAGGACTACGGCTTCAAGGTGATCATCTCGCCGCGCTTCGGCGACATCTTCCGCGGCAACTCCGGCAAGTCGGGTCTGCTCACCGTGCAGATCGAGGAGGCGAAGGTCGTCGAGCTGTGGGACCTGCTCGACGCCGCCCCGGGCACCGAGGTCACCATCGACCTGGAGAACCGCGAGGTGCGCGTCGGCGACGGGTTCCGAGCACCGTTCCAGATCGACGACTACACCCGCTGGCGCTTCATGGAGGGCCTCGACGACATCGGCATCACGCTGAGCCACGAGGACGACCTGATCGCCTACGAGGCCACCCGGCCCAGCTGGAAGGCCCGCACCATCCCGGCCTGACCGGTTCACGCGTACGACGGGCCGCGGCCCCCTGACGAGGGGGCCGCGGCCCGTCGGCGTACCGCAGAAAAAGAAGGTGGGCTGCGGCGTGGCCGTTGTGGCCGGGCCTGCGAGTGCCTACGGTGCCGTGCAGAGCGGCGCTGCCCACGCGTCGCCGCGACCACGCGGGTCCTCGGCCGGGCGCCGGTCCATCCGCCGGTCCCAGGCAAAGGGGAACCACGTGAACAAGACCCAGCTCATCGACGTGCTCGCCGTCCACTTCGAGGGCAACCGTCGCGCCGCGGCGTACGCCCTGGACTCGGTGCTCGACACCATCACCCGCGAGGTCGCCAAGGGCGAGAAGGTCGCGATCACCGGGTTCGGCTCCTTCGAGAAGCGGATCCGCGAGGCGCGCTGGGTGCGCAACCCGCAGACCGGCGACCGGCTGCGCACCTCGACCAAGGAGGTGCCGGCGTTCCGTCCCGGCGCCGACCTCAAGAACATCGTCTCCGGCGCCAAGCTGCTCCCGCAGCTCACCGTGGCGGCCGCCACCGCCCCCATGAAGGTCGCGGTGGCCGTCGCCCGCAAGGCCGCCGAGGGCGCCGGCGCGCCGACGCGTGCGACCCCGACGAAGGCGGCCTCGAGCACGACGACGGAGACGAAGGCACCGGCCAAGAAGGCACCGGCCAAGAAGGCGCCGGCCACGAAGGCCCCCGCGGCGAAGTCGGCCACGAACGGCACCGCGAAGACGTCGGCGGCGAAGTCGACCGCCGCGAAGAAGGCCTCGCCCGCGAAGAAGGCCTCCACGGCCAAGAAGGCGTCGCCGGCGAAGAAGACCTCCACCGCGAAGAAGACCTCCACCGCCAAGAAGACGTCGACGGCCAAGAAGACGTCGACGGCGAAGAAGGCCGCGTCAGGCTCCTGAGCCGGGTGCGTACGCCGTCAGGGGGCGAGGTCGAGGCTCGCCGCGAGCTCCCGGGTGCGCGGACCGACGCCGAGCGCGAGCGCCCGGGTGAGGTCGTCGAGGTCGTCGACGTCGAGGCGCAGGCTCCTCAGCTCGCCGCGCACCTCGAGCGCGAGCTCGTCGTGCGCGGCGCGGGAGTCGACGCCGAATCGCGGGGCGAACTGCTCGACCGGCGCGGTGTAGAGCGTGGTGCCGCTGCCCGCGGCGTCGGCGACGAAGAACGACTGGTCCGCTCGGGCCTCGACGACCGCCAGCGCCTCGTCGAGGTCCGCAGGTCGCAACGCGGGCAGGTCCGCGCACAGCGCCACGGGTTGCAGGTCCGGCCAGCGGCGCGTCGCCTCCAGTGCGGCCTGGCGCAGGCTGGAGTTGAGGTCGCCGGTGACGGCGTCCGGCACCGCGACGCAGCCGGCGGCGCGCACCTCCAGGGCGAACGCCGCGTCGTCGGTGGCGACCAGCACCGCGCCCACGCGCTGCGCCGCGCGGCAGGCGGCGATCGTGTCCAGGGCGAACGCGGCGGCCAGGCCGCGGCGTACGGCGTCGGGCAGGCCGACCAGGCGCGACTTGCCGAACGCGGGGGGCTTCACCGGGACGACGACGCAGAAGGCGGGCGGAGACGGGGCGGGCGCGGACATCGTCGGCGATCCTGTCAGGTCCGACGCGGCTGCGCGAGGCCGGCCGGGTCCGCGCGGACGACGCAGCGAGTAGCCTGCCGATGTCGACGTGGGCACCACGTGGGCTGGTCGATCGATGGTCGAGAGAGATGGGACGAGGCTCGCGTGACGGTACGCAAGGTGGAGGCGGAGCGGGGCTGGCCCTGGCGCCTCGCCGTTCTCCTGGTCAAGCCCGCGCTGCTTGCCATGACGAGGCAGGACTGGCAGGGCGGTGAGCGGATCCCCGCCTCGGGCGGCTGCCTGGTGGTGCTCAACCACGTCTCGCACGCTGACCCCTTCACCGCTGCCCACGTGGTCTACGACCACGGTCGGCTGCCGCGCTACCTCGCCAAGTCGGGGCTGTTCCGCAACAAGCTGCTCGCCCGGTTCCTGACCGCGCTCGGGCAGATCCCCGTCGAACGACACTCCGCCAACGCCGCCGGCGCCTACGACGCCGCGGTCGAGGCCGTACGCCGCGGACAGTGCGTGG from Nocardioides sp. dk884 harbors:
- a CDS encoding methylated-DNA--[protein]-cysteine S-methyltransferase; the protein is MWTTIESPIGELRLVEQDGALCAIEFTPFREPGPAGPRADDVPVLRETARQLAAYFAGDLHDFDLPLAPHGTEFQQRVWAELRAIPWGRTASYGEIARRLGLVPGASRAVGLANGRNPIPIVVPCHRVIGANGTLTGYAGGLPRKQLLLDLERTDDAVLF
- a CDS encoding IclR family transcriptional regulator; amino-acid sequence: MDTSSGVGVLDKAALVLTALESGPATLAGLVGATGLARPTAHRLAVALEHHRLVARDMQGRFVLGPRLSELSAAAGEDRLLATAGPVLARLRDITGESAQLWRRQGEHRVCVAAAERPSGLRDTIPVGSQLTMRAGSAAQVLLAWEDPERMHRGLQNAAFSAAALSGIRRRGWAQSVGEREQGVASVSAPVRSPSGKIIAAVSVSGPLERLSRQPGRMHAPAVLAAAERLSESLRRAAAEG
- the leuC gene encoding 3-isopropylmalate dehydratase large subunit, whose translation is MGRTLAEKVWDEHVVRSAEGEPDLLFIDLHLIHEVTSPQAFDGLRLAGRTVRRPDLTLATEDHNVPTLNWDKPIADPVSRTQIETLRKNCAEFGIRLHPLGDIEQGIVHVVGPQLGLTQPGMTIVCGDSHTATHGAFGAIAHGIGTSEVEHVLATQTLSQAKPKTCSVTVNGSLAEGVTAKDLILYLITKVGTGAGMGYIVEYRGQAIRELSMEGRMTVCNMSIEWGAKAGMIAPDETTFAYLEGKPEAPQGAEWDAAVEHWKTYYTDEDAVFDKEIVIDASEVTPWVTWGTNPGQGAPLGGSVPVPAEFADPIERTAAENALEYMGLEPGTTLRDVAVDHVFIGSCTNGRLDDLRAAAEVLEGHRVADSVRMIVVPGSARVRLEAEAEGLDKIFLAAGAQWRGAGCSMCLGMNDDKLDGPVRTASTSNRNFEGRQGTGVRTHLVSVPVAAATAIRGTLSSPADLVSVTA
- the leuD gene encoding 3-isopropylmalate dehydratase small subunit, which encodes MEKFISHTGVAAPLRRSDVDTDMIIPGDFLKRITRTGFEDGLFFGLFKDPDFVLNRDGFRGSSVLVAGPNFGTGSSREHAVWALQDYGFKVIISPRFGDIFRGNSGKSGLLTVQIEEAKVVELWDLLDAAPGTEVTIDLENREVRVGDGFRAPFQIDDYTRWRFMEGLDDIGITLSHEDDLIAYEATRPSWKARTIPA
- a CDS encoding HU family DNA-binding protein, coding for MNKTQLIDVLAVHFEGNRRAAAYALDSVLDTITREVAKGEKVAITGFGSFEKRIREARWVRNPQTGDRLRTSTKEVPAFRPGADLKNIVSGAKLLPQLTVAAATAPMKVAVAVARKAAEGAGAPTRATPTKAASSTTTETKAPAKKAPAKKAPATKAPAAKSATNGTAKTSAAKSTAAKKASPAKKASTAKKASPAKKTSTAKKTSTAKKTSTAKKTSTAKKAASGS
- the cofC gene encoding 2-phospho-L-lactate guanylyltransferase, encoding MSAPAPSPPAFCVVVPVKPPAFGKSRLVGLPDAVRRGLAAAFALDTIAACRAAQRVGAVLVATDDAAFALEVRAAGCVAVPDAVTGDLNSSLRQAALEATRRWPDLQPVALCADLPALRPADLDEALAVVEARADQSFFVADAAGSGTTLYTAPVEQFAPRFGVDSRAAHDELALEVRGELRSLRLDVDDLDDLTRALALGVGPRTRELAASLDLAP